The stretch of DNA TTTTCCGACCCGGCCGACTCGCTGGCCGAGGCAAAGATCCAGGCCGGCAAGATCGGCTACCCCGTGCTCATCAAGGCCGCCTCCGGCGGCGGCGGGCGCGGCATGAAGGTTTGCCGCAGCGATGCCGAGCTGGAGAAGAACTACGAGATCACCCGCACCGAGGCCCGCAACGCCTTCGGTGACGACACCGTCTTCATCGAGAAGTACCTGGAGCAGCCGCGCCACATCGAGTTCCAGATCATCGCCGACAAGACCGGCAACACCATCTGGCTTCCCGAGCGCGAGTGCTCGCTGCAGCGGCGCCACCAGAAGGTTCTCGAAGAGAGCCCCAGCGCCGCCGTCTGTCCCGAGCTGCGCGAGCGAATGGGCGCCGACGCCGTGCGCATCGCCAAAGCCGGCGGTTATCACACCGTCGGCACGGTCGAGTTCCTGCTGGGCCCCGACGGGCGCTACTACTTCATCGAAATGAACCCGCGCATCCAGGTCGAGCACCCGGTCACCGAGATGGTCAGCGGCCTGGATCTCATCAAGCTCCAGATCCGCCTGGCCGCCGGGCACCCGCTGCACTTCAAGCAGCGCAACGTCCGCATGCTCGGCCACGCCGTCGAGTTCCGCATCAACGCTGAGGACGCCGAGCACTTCCGCCCGAGCCCCGGCACTGTCAGCCGCGCCGATTTCCACGGCGGCGAGGGCGTGAGAGTCGACTCCTATCTCTTCGACGGCTGCGACGTGCCGCCCTACTACGACTCGCTCGTCGCCAAGGTCATCGTCAAGGACAAGACCCGCGCCGGCGCCCTGCGCAAGGCCGTCCCCGTCCTTCGCAAGACCCGGATCGACGGCATCCACACGAACATCCCCATGCATCTGAAGATCATCGCCCACGGCAACTTCCGCACGGGCAAGATCCACACCGGCACGCTGGAGCGCGTCCTCGCCCACGAAGCGGGCTTTGGCGCCAAGGTCCCCTACATCAAGGTGCCCAACGTCGCCTGACCCGGCGTTGCCGGTTCCACTGGTCCGATTCCCGCGCCGTCCCTCGCAAGAGGGGCGGCGTTTTTCTTGGGAGTGATCCTCACTACTCCCTCTCCCCCG from Chrysiogenia bacterium encodes:
- a CDS encoding acetyl-CoA carboxylase biotin carboxylase subunit: MFKKLLIANRGEISLRVQRACRKMGIKTVAVYSEADRKARHVTEADERVCIGPKSSKDSYLNQVAVLSAARITGADAIHPGYGFLSENATFAALCRDFDITFVGPTPEAIELLGDKMASLNLARKLGVPTLSPFSDPADSLAEAKIQAGKIGYPVLIKAASGGGGRGMKVCRSDAELEKNYEITRTEARNAFGDDTVFIEKYLEQPRHIEFQIIADKTGNTIWLPERECSLQRRHQKVLEESPSAAVCPELRERMGADAVRIAKAGGYHTVGTVEFLLGPDGRYYFIEMNPRIQVEHPVTEMVSGLDLIKLQIRLAAGHPLHFKQRNVRMLGHAVEFRINAEDAEHFRPSPGTVSRADFHGGEGVRVDSYLFDGCDVPPYYDSLVAKVIVKDKTRAGALRKAVPVLRKTRIDGIHTNIPMHLKIIAHGNFRTGKIHTGTLERVLAHEAGFGAKVPYIKVPNVA